Below is a window of Camelina sativa cultivar DH55 chromosome 11, Cs, whole genome shotgun sequence DNA.
attataaatattgatgcaaaacataaattatcttatttatctacatttgtgctttttatttcttatgagctgtaaaacatatttttgtgtatgattttatagatgagttgatattctttcattaattttttatttttgggtctaaggaagaaggattgacatcgcaagaccttaatttgatgtttgagtcaaattttgaggtttaaagaagaaagatggacgacaaacacacatgttttattagctatacataggcatgaccagggttacggttgtcacggttaaggtttattaaccatcggttatggttagaaatttttgtaaccttaaccagaaccgtttaacaaacggttaaacggttacgtttaaatacggttacggttatttgataatatgatacggttaatattatttgatgatataatataattgatattatttatttataattaatatgttcttatagtgtactcatatttctatatatcatatgattcatattaaataaataattattagtatattttattatgtttttaaaatattatagaccaagtaaggattttggtttgagaagtttttaaacgcgtggatctaaaaccaaataagtatatggataaaattgtcaataattaggtgcatgtgttgactatgctggtaatcatgaatttcacaaattttatgagaatagaaataattttgttcttggagtttgatgggttaacaagttgtgtggtagtctaaaaaaaagtttttcagtggaaaaatgtgaagaagttgacgaggaagaagaagaaagtataacgaagaaccaaacagtaaaagttacgatgacaattaacacataatttgacaatgaaaatgacaagaaagaatatgaaaaataagaaaatattgaataaaaaacatgaaaacataggtggtagcgatcaattaaatatgaaaacgagttaaatttatgattataaaattgtttcatttttctggtggtaaaaaaaagtggtttaggatatgtgaggtcatttgtttgatttgcctcgccttgacgtcaagttaaatttatgattttttttatcagatttgattttataacacaactgattttatattttaaaaaattgtgtatctgaaatttaatttttttccttagtactaactttaattttttttatgagataatattttattaccgtaatcaatcatatataatttttatcaaaatatatcaaataaactcacgcgtggcgtgggttcaaaacctagtagaTATAAAAGTATATTAATTGTTTGAACTTTGTATTCACCCCTTCCcctctcagccaatcagaatgttttatctaatattttatttaaaaaataaatcaaaattcaattaaaaaataaaacaagttaaagaaaaaaattatgtatacttttatttaaagaaagttaaatattgacttgatttagattttacaattaaacgagattatatatcggtttgggtttataaatgagaattagggtttagattttataattaaaacgaaattatgtgtcggtttgggtttacaaatgaggtggttagggtttagattttacaattagaacaaaattatatgtcggtttgggtttacaaatgagatggttagagttacATTTTACAGTTAGAACataattatatgtcggtttgggtttacaaatgaaatggttagggtttagattttacaattagaacgaaattatatgtcggtttggatttacaaatgagatggttagactttagattttacaattagaacgaaattatatatcagtttgagtttataaaagaacggtttaagtttctaattttattataatgtatacatgttttatttccttattttataagggggtgaatgaagaggttcatcCCTAGGGGTAAACCTAAGTATTGTCCATTGAAAAAGGTATAGTGATCCAGGGTGCATTCGGTGTGGCGATCCACATGAATCTATAAATCATGCCATTTTCTATGCCCGCCTGCCCTCCAAACCTTGGTGTTTTCTCAGATTCCGACGGTTACAGGTGTTTTTCCATTGGAGTCATTATATGTGAATATGGATTATCTTTTCTGGCGAAAGCCGAAGGTTGCCAATACTTCCATGTTTACTTGGTTATTATGGTACGTCTGAAAAGTGCGAAATGAAAAGGTTTTTAAGGCTTTGGATAAAGATCTTAGAGATGTTATCCAACTTGTCGCAAGGAAAAGGCTTGGACTTCAGCTCAATTAGAACTTCTACATGAGCCTCAACCACCCCCTCTCAGTCCTGTACATACCACGAGTTATTCGGGTTACAGGTGTTTcattgatggctcttggaaggAAAGTGATTTTTTTACAGGAATAGGATGGTATTGTTCCTGTTGTGAAGAGCCCTCGCCAACTATGGGTGCTGCAAATCTTTGTAGTAGCTTGTCGGCTCTACACACAGAGGTGGAAGCATTGGTGTGGGTAATGAAGTTTATGAtggaagaaaacaagaaagatgtGGTGTTCGTAACTGACTTTTCAGATTTGGTGAAGCTGGTGTCTTTTCCAGCAGAGTAGCCCGTCTTCTCAACCTACCTAGAAGAGATCCAGAATGATAAGAGgagttttcttgatttttctttaattttagttttttgccAAGCTAATACTAAAGCGGATAATTTGGCTCGTAAAGTACGGGCCGAACCGTTATTAAGTTTATTTGTAAACGATATTTCTTCATATTGAATGTTTTAACCTAATAAATTAAActtcttgagaaaaaaaaactgaaaaaaatatagcaattaaataaaattaaacatataatacaTGCCCATACCACGAACGTAtccacctatatatatatatatatgagtatacAAATAAACATGTAGACATCTCTCCCTAATTATGTCATGTGTCTATCGCcatctcatctctcttttttgtttcttttcaactCTTATATAGAGTTGCTTCTCTTTCCCCAAGTGTTTGTTTCAGAACCGCAAAACTCTTCTTCAAAATCCGAAATCTTTGTTTGAAATCTCaattcttgagagatttttcttttaacaaaatcttcgagttttttttaaaatatatatatttcatccgTAGATTTACCCTGATCTATAGGGAATATCCGATCATCTTCTTAtctatttggtttattttcttctttattatttttgtagataAGATCAATGAAACTCATTCTCTCTTTTCACCAATATTCTCGGGACATGATTATCCACGAGTCACAAGAAAGAGTATGATCTTTGTTTACCGCATGGGTTTATAAACCTAAATCCAAGATCAGTCTCCTACTTCACTTCTTGCATAACTTgagatctctttctctcttttttcttagctctttttttctctctctctctctgttctatGGAGTTTGTAACAGAAACGTTAGGCAAGAGAGTCCATGATCCATACGTGGAGGAATCAAGGTGCATATTGATCCCTGGACCAATCATTGTCGGTTCCGGACCGTCGGGACTGGCCACGGCGGCTTGTTTGAAGTCGAGAGGCGTCTCTAGTTTGATACTAGAACGTTCCAGTTGCATAGCATCATTATGGCAGCTGAAAACATATGATCGTCTCCGGCTTCATCTCCCTAAACATTTCTGTGAGCTTCCATTGATGCCTTTCCCTTCAAGCTACCCTACTTACCCTACAAAGCAACAGTTTGTTCAATATCTTGAGTCCTACGCGGAACATTTTGGCCTAAAGCCAGTTTTTAACCAGACCGTGGAAGAGGCGAAGTTAGATAGGCGGTGTGGGTTATGGAGGGTGAGGACTGTTGGAGGAAAAAAGGAGGAGGAAACTGAGTATGTTTCGCGGTGGCTTGTTGTGGCGACTGGGGAGAATGCTGAGGAGGTGATGCCGGAGATTGATGGAATTGTGGACTTTGTTGGGCCAATCCTCCATACAAGCTCTTATAAAAGCGGTGAAATGTTTAGAGAGAAAAAGGTTTTGGTCGTGGGATGTGGAAACTCTGGAATGGAAGTTTGTTTAGATCTTTGCAACTTCAATGCTCATCCTTCTCTTGTGGTTCGTGATTCGGTGAGGATTAAATAAACgatcttctcttttaatatattttgaaagattaaaaagaatGATAGATGTTTAGTATAGTTCTTGCAATGCCCGATCGTAATATGTGTTACTCTTCAGTCTTTAGGGTTTAACACTAACATTTTATTGGTCTCTTTGATATCAAGTAATGAaatgtttacattttatattcttttactttccaAGAAGGTATGCATGTGATTACATGATTTAGATATTTTGTAGTTCTATTAAGGCTAATCGAGTTTTCGACTAATGCTATAGGTGCACGTATTACCTCAAGAAATGCTGGGTCTATCGACTTTTGGGATATCCACGAGCCTTCTCAAGTGGTTTCCAGTGCAAGTGGTGGACCGGTTTTTGTTACATATGTCACGTTTGGTTCTTGGCGACACGGATCAGTTAGGGCTAGTTCGACCAAAGATAGGCCCTCTTGAACGCAAGATCAAGTGCGGAAAGACTCCGGTTTTGGATGTTGGCACTCTTGCTAAAATCCGAAGTGGAGACATCAAGGTTCATTACTTATGTCTTTCTCAAATCATATTAATTACACACAAACGTACGATTATGgtatactgattttttttttttttaggtgtaTCCGGAGTTAAAACGGGTAATGCAACATTCGGCAGAGTTTGTTGATGGGAGAGTGGATAACTTTGACGCCATTATACTTGCTACGGGTTACAAAAGCAACGTACCCATGTGGCTAAAGGTGTGTACCATGGCGATGATGCGTCTACATCTTCATTATTCTTAATTCCTTGATATAGACACATCGCAACCCATTTTTACGTTTTAATAGTtgaattaatttggttttgactttgaattgtatatatatatttttgtattaggGAATGAACATGTTTTGTGAGAAAGATGGATTTCCCCGTAAACCCTTTCCTAACGGTTGGAAAGGCGAAAGCGGATTGTATGCAGTCGGTTTCACAAAGCTTGGGTTGCTTGGTGCAGCCATTGATGCCAAGAAGATCGCTGAGGATATTGATgttcaacaaaatttattagccTTGGGTCGTCCTCAACATTGTTAACCTGAGATTCTGGTTTCGATTTGGCAAAGTATGAATTTGATTATCTAGAAAAAGTAGAGAGTTAGTAGTGGTGCATTTATGTAAGGCTCCTAACTCTTTAATTGTGACATATGAGAGTGAGAAAGCAGGGTTAGATCAATGTTAGGTCaaagatttttggatttttaggaAGAAAAGATTAGATCATGGTCCACCTCTGTATATATTTAGTTGGTTTTGTGTATGTTttgcctttttttgttttcctgtaaataagataaatatttaaatatgataattgaAGTAATGGGAGCCTTTATTCAATTActcatttttcttaattagttgaaTGGAGGACATGAGGAATTTGGTTGAGTCTTTAGATTAGAAATTCAGCTTTATGTTATTGTGCATGTTTTAAAGTTCATGTGATTAATGTTAgtgggtggtggtggtgatgttgTGGAGGGTGGGGAGCTCTCATagacatttaatttattttaaagttttttatataaattatattatatttttattattgatatataacTAGGAGTTTTAGCAATAGCACCAAATAACCATATTgtggctttttgtttttgaaaaattagcgcatggcatatatatattttttcatataagACAATATGAACAAACAATTTTGTTCGTattcttatatatttaaatatcatGTTGTTTCATCCACagattataataattttatatagtttttaattatctttatatAATGTTATAGTTTTTTAGAAATACGTTATATAGTAAATTaggtaccatttttttttttcgctaaGAGCAAATTATAGGTACCATGCAAATAACTAactacaaaattttcaaatctcATTACAAAAAGTGACagttaaatcaatttgtttcGAAGCAAATGTTGATTTGGTTATGCATGAGTACATATAtcaaactgatttgaaccatAGCATCGTAAAGAAAAGCTGTAAAAGATGAGTACATACAGTATATGAAAGAAATGCATGCTTTCCTTTCCTTATTTGCAGAAGATTCGATTGGGCCCTTCGCTATGGACCAATACTTATTTTCTGGTTGAACATAGGGACCAATAACAACAATtactttactttaaaataaatatattcacatgttaaaaaaaaaattatacaagtTTTGTTATTCTGCTAGTGATCGGTTACATCATTATAGAGATAATATGAACAAAATTGtgaagttttttaaatatttaatttaaccTTTGCACGTACGCTctcatattataaaaaattagtttattttgttaaaaagcttatatatatatctatatattaaattataattgtataaccgacacaaatataaattaaaagagtacatatataaaatagttaTGTTGATATGTGAGTCTGTGACACgcatcattttaattttttaagtgTGACATCATTTGATACGCATCATCGGATCTACACATATTTGTGATATAAGAAAGAGTACTGATACAATCATCtcacttttctttaaaaaattactcAAGTATatttaacacaaaaataaaataaaatgaagctCTACTATATTGAAGAATTAAGAAGCCAAAAGTCCTcacaacataaaaatatatagattagtaattTAGTATCAAGACGATAGATGAATTTGAACCAAGTTGTTTAATTGGTCCAGTGGTAACTTCAAAGTAGACATAAATTCGAACGGTGTTAATTAGATCAGCACATATGATCTAGTGATATTATTGAGTCACCTTCCGTATTTAAACAAGTATTCAAAACtcgtataatatatatatatatatatatatatctatatagaatatatatatatatatatatatatatttttacctcatatatatatatatataatatatattgttgaagaaaagaaagtattTATACCattaatcttttttatataccACATCTAAGTTTGTATAGCTAGATAATGTGATTATACGTGAAAGACAAGTTAAAcggcgtatatatatatagctagatGATCTTTCTAGTATATGTAAGGCAATTCATTTTGTTCATTGGATTTGATTTGAGTTGGAATCAATGTGAATTATACATAATACATCCTCATATTTAAAGTATGTACGTGAACATCTAAATCACCCTACTGGACCACAATTTTATAGTCCATGCAATTCTCGCCACAGCTATCTTTGGATGGGGCCGTCTAATTCTTGTTGTGAATGTAAAACTCAACTTGAAGTCATTCTCACGTTAGAGATTTGTAGTAAATTTTTTCGCAGGTTTCTTCAAATTTCTAATTTGTTCTTATCTCTACTTCTCTTGACTGTCAACTTAGACTAATCAAATAGAACTCGTAAAAGATCTCAATTAATATCCTTCAAAATAAGCTGTCACCTCttagcatttaatattttttcttttgacattagACTTTCTGTGTATcggacaaaaataaatttataaactgATAGTAGCAtggacaaaaagaaaacaaaagatctaGGTGTCTAGATTTAAAGGGATTTTGTTAGAAATTAAGAATGCCACTTATAGGTGGATCTTTATAAATGACTCCTTATAGAAGCATGTCGAAAACGTTATCTATAGTCTCATGCAATATTATCACAGCCAGTATACAAGAACATTTTCACAAAGTTAAATACGTTCGAATTTATTTATAGTAGTGTgcatattagtatatatatgtatataaaaaagacGAGTCACTCAACTCATATCCAATTAGTTTTTTAGTTAGTCACTCAAGAACTCTAAATCTAAGTTGATATCCATATCCAACTAGACAACTAGAATATACTCCAAGCATATTACAAAGTAAACAGTTGAAGAGTTTTAATTGTTTCTTGGGTGTTTATTCCCCTTAATGGagaactttaaaatatatacaagtgAAAAATACCACAAAGGTCACATTATTTAGTTCCTAAACGTATAGAGGCTATTAAGCTGCTTGGGAAGGAGGTTTTTCAGGCTATGGTACGGACTGGTGCGGTTAGTAGGGGTGTTGGTAGGGTGGAAAGAATGCTCTCATGGACTAAAACGAGTGCAGAGTGGG
It encodes the following:
- the LOC104723876 gene encoding indole-3-pyruvate monooxygenase YUCCA2; translation: MEFVTETLGKRVHDPYVEESRCILIPGPIIVGSGPSGLATAACLKSRGVSSLILERSSCIASLWQLKTYDRLRLHLPKHFCELPLMPFPSSYPTYPTKQQFVQYLESYAEHFGLKPVFNQTVEEAKLDRRCGLWRVRTVGGKKEEETEYVSRWLVVATGENAEEVMPEIDGIVDFVGPILHTSSYKSGEMFREKKVLVVGCGNSGMEVCLDLCNFNAHPSLVVRDSVHVLPQEMLGLSTFGISTSLLKWFPVQVVDRFLLHMSRLVLGDTDQLGLVRPKIGPLERKIKCGKTPVLDVGTLAKIRSGDIKVYPELKRVMQHSAEFVDGRVDNFDAIILATGYKSNVPMWLKGMNMFCEKDGFPRKPFPNGWKGESGLYAVGFTKLGLLGAAIDAKKIAEDIDVQQNLLALGRPQHC